A stretch of the Solanum dulcamara chromosome 6, daSolDulc1.2, whole genome shotgun sequence genome encodes the following:
- the LOC129892117 gene encoding rRNA (cytosine-C(5))-methyltransferase NOP2C-like isoform X2, translating into MQKGRDFIKAIRRSFFTLHSNSPISQMDQSTRYCYSPTLKWNPKVEEYFIKAYGADHFSRISSALTRPSCYSCIRVNTLKSTSDAVIEKLLEIFKERGMHDIAVQESATTWETDNCCKATLECTGSAESLKAIKIISKCQFPGLDYVVFVKGSGPHAIHYGDNEGKPLKEVIVSRKCAEAVLRGAQVYVPGVLACSAHVERGDAVAVSVAVEQSGPDGGWGIAMTRGTVLQGSQEDPYYFERDGFYIGQATAMMSRAGMFRVTEGVAVNMKERVFRLPSFYDLLEGEIFLQNLPSIITAHALDPQPGERILDMCAAPGGKTTAIASLMKDKGEVVAVDRSHNKGLKVLGYSKAY; encoded by the exons ATGCAGAAAGGGAGGGACTTCATCAAAGCAATTCGTAGAAGCTTCTTCACTCTCCATAGTAACTCTCCCATTTCTCAG ATGGATCAATCAACGCGTTACTGTTACAGCCCAACTTTGAAATGGAACCCTAAGGTTGAAGAATACTTCATCAAAGCTTACGGAGCTGATCATTTCTCTCGGATTTCTTCTGCTCTCAC GCGCCCATCATGTTACTCTTGTATCCGGGTGAATACGCTCAAATCAACAAGTGATGCTGTTATCGAGAAGCTTTTGGAAATTTTTAAGGAAAGAGGAATGCACGATATCGCAGTTCAAGAATCTGCTACTACATGGGAGACAGATAATTGTTGTAAGGCAACCTTAGAATGCACTGGAAGTGCAGAATCTCTTAAGGCCATCAAAATTATCTCAAAGTGTCAATTTCCTGGCTTGGATTATGTAGTTTTTGTTAAAGGTTCAGGACCGCATGCTATTCATTATGGGGACAATGAAGGCAAACCTCTTAAGGAGGTAATTGTGAGCCGAAAGTGTGCAGAGGCAGTTCTTCGTGGTGCCCAA GTTTATGTGCCTGGTGTTTTGGCATGCAGTGCTCATGTTGAAAGAGGTGATGCAGTTGCAGTTTCAGTTGCTGTGGAACAGTCTGGTCCAGATGGTGGATGGGGTATTGCAATGACACGCGGGACTGTTCTACAAGGATCACAAGAAG ATCCTTATTATTTTGAAAGAGATGGCTTCTACATTGGCCAAGCAACAGCAATGATGTCCAGAGCTGGGATGTTTCGTGTTACTGAAGGAGTTGCAGTGAATATGAAGGAAAGAGTATTTAGACTACCCTCCTTTTATG ATTTGCTTGAGGGCGAGATTTTTCTTCAGAACCTGCCAAGCATAATAACTGCACATGCCTTAG ATCCTCAACCGGGAGAGAGAATATTGGACATGTGTGCAGCTCCAGGGGGGAAAACCACAGCCATAGCAAGCCTAATGAAGGACAAAGGGGAGGTTGTTGCTGTTGACAGATCTCATAATAAG
- the LOC129893485 gene encoding uncharacterized protein LOC129893485 produces MTCSKCGLSTHNERTCKLGEEQQRATLKKIRVRTEEDEEEVEEEVHEHLYDVNSSAPRPTQEEEYHFMPTPTLSQQQYEPFSPTREPESDPDIRPQVISEHLTKLKMRMNQKRASRNRVISFKGDHAGISEPTDLPYSPTKLT; encoded by the exons ATGACATGTAGTAAGTGTGGTTTATCAACTCACAATGAAAGGACATGCAAG CTTGGTGAAGAACAACAAAGGGCTACATTGAAGAAAATAAGGGTCAGaactgaagaagatgaagaagaagttgaagaagaagttCACGAACATCTTTATGATGTTAACAGTTCAGCCCCTAGACCAACACAAGAGGAAGAATACCATTTTATGCCTACACCTACATTATCACAACAACAGTATGAACCATTTAGTCCTACTAGAGAGCCTGAAAGTGATCCAGATATAAGGCCTCAAGTCATATCTGAACATCTCACAAAATTGAAGATGAGGATGAATCAAAAAAGAGCCTCTAGAAATAGAGTGATATCTTTTAAAGGTGATCATGCTGGAATTAGTGAGCCTACAGATTTGCCTTACTCACCCACTAAGCTCacttga